A window of Lepus europaeus isolate LE1 chromosome 11, mLepTim1.pri, whole genome shotgun sequence contains these coding sequences:
- the DNAJA4 gene encoding dnaJ homolog subfamily A member 4 isoform X2, with protein sequence MVKETQYYDILGVKPSASPEEIKKAYRKLALKYHPDKNPDEGEKFKLISQAYEVLSDPKKRDIYDQGGEQAIKEGGSGSPSFSSPMDIFDMFFGGGGRMARERRGKNVVHQLSVTLEDLYNGVTKKLALQKNVICEKCEGVGGKKGSVEKCPLCKGRGMQIHIQQIGPGMVQQIQTVCIECKGQGERINPKDRCESCSGARVTREKKIIEVHVEKGMKDGQKILFHGEGDQEPELEPGDVIIVLDQKDHSVFQRRGHDLIMKMKIQLSEALCGFKKTIKTLDDRTLVITSKSGEVVKHGDLKCVRNEGMPVYKAPLEKGMLIIQFLVVFPEKHWLSPEKLPQLEALLPPRQKVRITDDMEQVELKEFNPGEQSWRQHREAYDEEDDGPRAGVQCQTA encoded by the exons ATGGTGAAGGAGACCCAGTACTATGACATCCTGGGGGTGAAGCCCAGCGCCTCCCCGGAGGAGATCAAGAAGGCCTATCGCAAGCTGGCGCTCAAGTACCACCCGGACAAGAACCCGGATGAGGGCGAGAAG TTTAAACTCATATCCCAGGCATATGAGGTGCTTTCCGATCCAAAGAAAAGGGACATTTATGACCAGGGCGGAgagcaggccatcaaagaaggcggcTCGGGCAGCCCCAGCTTCTCGTCGCCCATGGACATCTTTGACATGTTCTTCGGCGGCGGCGGACGGAtggccagagagaggagag GCAAGAATGTTGTGCACCAGCTGTCTGTAACCCTTGAAGATTTGTATAATGGAGTTACAAAGAAATTGGCCCTCcagaaaaatgtaatttgtgAGAAATGCGAAG GCGTCGGCGGGAAGAAGGGGTCGGTGGAGAAGTGCCCGCTGTGCAAGGGCCGGGGCATGCAGATCCACATCCAGCAGATCGGGCCGGGCATGGTGCAGCAGATCCAGACGGTCTGCATCGAGTGCAAGGGCCAGGGCGAGCGCATCAACCCCAAGGACCGCTGCGAGAGCTGCAGCGGCGCCAGGGTGACCCGCGAGAAGAAGATCATCGAGGTCCACGTGGAGAAAG GTATGAAGGATGGGCAAAAGATTCTGTTTCACGGCGAAGGCgaccaggagcctgagctggagCCTGGCGATGTCATAATTGTGCTTGATCAGAAGGATCATAGTGTCTTTCAGAGGCGAGGCCACGACCtgatcatgaaaatgaaaatccagctctctgaagctCTGTGTGGCTTCAAGAAGACGATAAAGACGCTGGACGATCGGACCCTGGTCATTACGTCCAAGTCAG gtgaGGTGGTAAAGCATGGGGACCTGAAGTGCGTGCGCAACGAGGGCATGCCGGTCTACAAGGCGCCCCTGGAGAAGGGCATGCTGATCATCCAGTTCCTT GTGGTCTTTCCCGAGAAGCACTGGCTTTCCCCAGAGAAGCTGCCCCAGCTGGAGGCCTTGCTCCCGCCCCGGCAGAAGGTCCGGATCACGGACGACATGGAGCAGGTGGAGCTGAAGGAGTTCAACCCCGGCGAGCAGAGCTGGCGCCAGCACCGGGAGGCCTACGACGAGGAGGACGACGGGCCCCGGGCCGGAGTGCAGTGCCAGACGGCCTGA
- the DNAJA4 gene encoding dnaJ homolog subfamily A member 4 isoform X1: MARGGSSQTWRSGEAEGRPAEQAAEDSGDKMVKETQYYDILGVKPSASPEEIKKAYRKLALKYHPDKNPDEGEKFKLISQAYEVLSDPKKRDIYDQGGEQAIKEGGSGSPSFSSPMDIFDMFFGGGGRMARERRGKNVVHQLSVTLEDLYNGVTKKLALQKNVICEKCEGVGGKKGSVEKCPLCKGRGMQIHIQQIGPGMVQQIQTVCIECKGQGERINPKDRCESCSGARVTREKKIIEVHVEKGMKDGQKILFHGEGDQEPELEPGDVIIVLDQKDHSVFQRRGHDLIMKMKIQLSEALCGFKKTIKTLDDRTLVITSKSGEVVKHGDLKCVRNEGMPVYKAPLEKGMLIIQFLVVFPEKHWLSPEKLPQLEALLPPRQKVRITDDMEQVELKEFNPGEQSWRQHREAYDEEDDGPRAGVQCQTA; encoded by the exons aTGGCCCGGGGCGGCTCCAGCCAGACCTGGCGCTCCGGGGAGGCGGAAGGGCGGCCGGCGGAGCAGGCGGCCGAGGACTCGGG AGACAAGATGGTGAAGGAGACCCAGTACTATGACATCCTGGGGGTGAAGCCCAGCGCCTCCCCGGAGGAGATCAAGAAGGCCTATCGCAAGCTGGCGCTCAAGTACCACCCGGACAAGAACCCGGATGAGGGCGAGAAG TTTAAACTCATATCCCAGGCATATGAGGTGCTTTCCGATCCAAAGAAAAGGGACATTTATGACCAGGGCGGAgagcaggccatcaaagaaggcggcTCGGGCAGCCCCAGCTTCTCGTCGCCCATGGACATCTTTGACATGTTCTTCGGCGGCGGCGGACGGAtggccagagagaggagag GCAAGAATGTTGTGCACCAGCTGTCTGTAACCCTTGAAGATTTGTATAATGGAGTTACAAAGAAATTGGCCCTCcagaaaaatgtaatttgtgAGAAATGCGAAG GCGTCGGCGGGAAGAAGGGGTCGGTGGAGAAGTGCCCGCTGTGCAAGGGCCGGGGCATGCAGATCCACATCCAGCAGATCGGGCCGGGCATGGTGCAGCAGATCCAGACGGTCTGCATCGAGTGCAAGGGCCAGGGCGAGCGCATCAACCCCAAGGACCGCTGCGAGAGCTGCAGCGGCGCCAGGGTGACCCGCGAGAAGAAGATCATCGAGGTCCACGTGGAGAAAG GTATGAAGGATGGGCAAAAGATTCTGTTTCACGGCGAAGGCgaccaggagcctgagctggagCCTGGCGATGTCATAATTGTGCTTGATCAGAAGGATCATAGTGTCTTTCAGAGGCGAGGCCACGACCtgatcatgaaaatgaaaatccagctctctgaagctCTGTGTGGCTTCAAGAAGACGATAAAGACGCTGGACGATCGGACCCTGGTCATTACGTCCAAGTCAG gtgaGGTGGTAAAGCATGGGGACCTGAAGTGCGTGCGCAACGAGGGCATGCCGGTCTACAAGGCGCCCCTGGAGAAGGGCATGCTGATCATCCAGTTCCTT GTGGTCTTTCCCGAGAAGCACTGGCTTTCCCCAGAGAAGCTGCCCCAGCTGGAGGCCTTGCTCCCGCCCCGGCAGAAGGTCCGGATCACGGACGACATGGAGCAGGTGGAGCTGAAGGAGTTCAACCCCGGCGAGCAGAGCTGGCGCCAGCACCGGGAGGCCTACGACGAGGAGGACGACGGGCCCCGGGCCGGAGTGCAGTGCCAGACGGCCTGA